One segment of Etheostoma cragini isolate CJK2018 chromosome 23, CSU_Ecrag_1.0, whole genome shotgun sequence DNA contains the following:
- the lta4h gene encoding LOW QUALITY PROTEIN: leukotriene A-4 hydrolase (The sequence of the model RefSeq protein was modified relative to this genomic sequence to represent the inferred CDS: substituted 5 bases at 5 genomic stop codons), producing MADPSSFSCVTSCVTKHLNLALALDFERRVISGTVALTVEALQDRFSALTLDSRDLQVVSVSANGQAARFTMGPKHTFKGTPLNITLPFDLSRGQHVIVEVTYETSPGATALQWLTPAQTAGKTQPYLFSQCQVGSLNKASDIQSAGSXDVARVVTGVRLCHNYEQMSGSXDILRVVSCVREXKQDNTXHEKPLHMMTSVFXLALREIGPRSRVWSEKEFVDKAAFEFSETEAMLAAAEQLAGPYVWGQYDILVLPPSFPYGGMENPCLTFATPTLLAGDKSLSNVIAHEISHSWTGNLVTNKTWEHFWLNEGHTVYLERMILRGLEGEHFRQFKAMGGWKDLQDSVRTFGANNPLTYLVPSLQDVDPDDAFSSVPYEKGFALLYHLEELLGGPEVFMGFVKSYIQMFAYGSATTDEWKSYLFTYFKDKVDILNQVDWTGWMFTPGMPPVKPQYDTMLADACIGLSQRWIQAKDTDLKTFNESDIKTLSSHQIIEFLSLLLQEGPLPLIHVKRMQELYDLNASRNAEIRFRWLRLCVRARWEEAVPMAMKMATEQGRMKFTRPLFKEVFSFEKYQDEAVRVFQSHRTAMHPVTSGLVAKDLKLDANTASL from the exons ATGGCGGACCCGAGCTCCTTCTCCTGCGTCACCAGCTGCGTCACCAAGCACCTGAACCTGGCGCTCGCGCTGGACTTCGAGCGGCGCGTGATCAGCGGAACCGTGGCGCTCACCGTGGAGGCTCTGCAGGACCGGTTCTCCGCCCTG ACGTTGGACAGCCGGGACCTGCAGGTTGTCTCGGTGAGCGCTAACGGCCAAGCGGCGCGCTTTACGATGGGCCCTAAACACACCTTCAAGGGGACGCCACTGAACATCACGCTGCCCTTTGACCTCTCCAG AGGGCAGCATGTGATCGTGGAGGTGACCTATGAGACGTCTCCGGGGGCGACGGCGCTGCAGTGGCTCACACCTGCTCAGACTGCTGGGAAGACACAGCCCTACCTGTTCAGCCAGTGCCAGGTGGGTTCTCTCAATAAAGCTTCAGACATTCAATCAGCGGGAAGTTGAGACGTAGCACGTGTGGTAACGGGGGTTCGGTTATGTCATAATTACGAGCAGATGTCAGGAAGTTGAGACATTTTACGTGTGGTATCGTGTGTTCG agaataaaaacaagataaCACTTGACATGAAAAACCTTTACACATGATGACATCTGTGTTCTGATTGGCTCTCAGGGAGATCGGGCCCAGGTCCAGAGTCTGGTCTGAGAAAGAGTTTGTGGACAAAGCGGCGTTCGAGTTCTCCGAG ACGGAGGCCATGTTGGCGGCGGCCGAGCAGCTCGCCGGTCCGTACGTGTGGGGTCAGTATGACATCCTGGTCCTTCCTCCGTCGTTCCCCTACGGCGGCATGGAGAACCCCTGCCTGACCTTCGCCACGCCCACACTGCTG GCAGGAGACAAATCTCTGTCCAAC GTGATTGCTCATGAGATCTCCCACAGCTGGACCGGTAATCTTGTGACCAACAAGACCTGGGAACACttctg GCTGAACGAGGGCCACACCGTGTACCTGGAGAGGATGATCCTCCGGGGGCTGGAGGGGGAGCACTTCAGACAGTTCAAAGCCATGGGGGGGTGGAAGGACCTGCAGGACTCG GTGAGAACCTTTGGAGCCAACAACCCTCTGACCTACCTGGTGCCGAGCCTCCAGGACGTCGACCCCGACGACGCCTTCTCCTCGGTCCCCTACGAGAAAGGGTTCGCTCTGCTGTACCACCTGGAGGAGCTTCTGGGGGGGCCAG AGGTGTTCATGGGTTTCGTGAAGTCTTACATCCAGATGTTTGCGTACGGCAGCGCCACCACCGACGAGTGGAAGAGCTACCTGTTCACCTACTTTAAAGACAAG gtgGACATCCTGAACCAGGTGGACTGGACCGGCTGGATGTTCACGCCTGGGATGCCTCCAGTCAAGCCTCA gtACGACACCATGCTGGCAGATGCCTGTATTGGTCTGAGCCAGAGGTGGATCCAG GCAAAAGACACGGACCTGAAGACCTTCAACGAGTCCGACATAAAGACGCTGTCGTCCCACCAGATCATCGAGTTCttgtctctgctgctgcaggag ggcCCCCTCCCACTGATCCATGTGAAGAGGATGCAGGAGCTCTATGATCTCAACGCCAGCAGGAACGCAGAGATCCGCTTTAG GTGGCTCAGGTTGTGTGTTCGGGCCAGGTGGGAGGAAGCGGTTCCCATGGCGATGAAGATGGCGACAGAGCAGGGCAGGATGAAGTTCACCAGACCGCTCTTCaa GGAGGTGTTTTCCTTTGAGAAGTACCAGGATGAAGCGGTCCGAGTGTTCCAGTCCCACCGAACGGCGATGCACCCGGTCACCTCGGGACTGGTCGCCAAGGACCTGAAGCTGGACGCCAACACCGCCAGCCTGTAA
- the LOC117939021 gene encoding GRIP and coiled-coil domain-containing protein 1-like — protein sequence MFFLYICGTANTQAVERGAESEAHLSQVSKERDELKEKLLVSERHHKKPDPRLDELQQELAHLKKNFQTQSDIQTRKASEAEQRATERAQCAERRAAGLEQRVSELSELLGVAERARHREQTAAQRLRDRVLQLDHENKMLAKAMTSDLGLENKMLAKAGTSDLANAVTSDLGVDESQLDVRVLKEKLENVKKILQLAAKVEPEHSTQNPQVLGVQDEVEDIQILQVQNLQKVQDLEVWFLHSSKKLRDHKLFCVFPFKYLIYLSFQQKEQTQSILYRKKGAVQGAGRPGEPGSDAAARRFHSDGDINMVM from the exons atgttttttttatacatat GTGGGACCGCTAACACACAG GCCGTGGAGCGGGGGGCGGAGTCTGAGGCTCACCTGAGCCAGGTGAGTAAGGAGAGAGACGAGTTGAAGGAGAAGCTGCTCGTTTCCGAGCGACATCACAAGAAACCTGATCCCCGATTGGACGAGCTGCAGCAAGAGCTGGCGCATCTGAAGAAGAACTTCCAGACACAGAGCGACATCCAGACCAGGAAG gccAGCGAGGCGGAGCAGCGTGCTACTGAGCGTGCTCAGTGCGCTGAGCGGCGTGCAGCGGGTCTGGAGCAGCGTGTGTCGGAGCTGTCGGAGCTGCTGGGCGTCGCGGAGCGGGCGCGGCACCGCGAGCAGACGGCGGCCCAGAGACTCCGAGACCGTGTCCTGCAGCTGGACCACGAGAACAAGATGCTGGCCAAGgccatgacctctgacctcgGCCTAGAGAACAAGATGCTGGCCAAGGCCGGGACCTCTGACCTCGCCAAtgctgtgacctctgacctcggCGTAGACGAGTCGCAGCTGGACGTCCGCGTCCTGAAGGAGAAGCTGGAGAACGTAAAGAAAATCCTGCAGCTGGCAGCGAAGGTAGAGCCCGAGCACAGTACCCAGAACCCCCAGGTCCTGGGGGTCCAGGACGAGGTCGAGGACATCCAGATCCTGCAGGTTCAGAACCTCCAGAAGGTCCAGGACCTGGAGGTATGGTTCCTACATTCATCCAAAAAGCTGAGAGACCATAAGCTTTTCTGcgtttttccttttaaatatttgatttacttgagttttcaacaaaaagaacagaCCCAGAGCATTTTATACAGGAAGAAAGGGGCAGTTCAGGGGGCTGGAAGGCCAGGAGAGCCGGGAAG TGATGCAGCAGCACGGCGTTTCCATAGCGACGGGGATATTAATATGGTGATGTGA